In Kangiella koreensis DSM 16069, the DNA window AACCGGAGGACTCTTGTCAGGTTGGGTAAAAGCTTCTGCTTCAACCTCCTATAACAGCATTAAAGTATCGACAGCGACTAAAACTGATATTGATCGCTCAAGTAGTAGCGTGCAAATTTATGGTCGAGTTCACCTTAACTTTAAAACTGATTATTTACCATTAGACCAAGACTAAGCGGGAGCACATTATGTCAGAAGAAATTTTGACGCCCGCTGATATGGGCTTCGCTGAATTTGTGGCGAAGCTCATTTCTGAAGTGTTCGATGCCGTCGTCACTTCCCAAGCGGAGCAAGAAGAAAAACTGCTGGAAATAAAGGAACTGATCAGCCAGCCTGAAGAGTTATTCGTCGATAATTTACTGCAGGATGATGCCTTTCTTGATCAAATTGAGCGCCTGTTAAGCAGTTATTTCCCAACCAAAAATGACAAAAACATCCATGCCATTTACGAAGGCGCTCCCTACAAAGCTAAAAAGGGTAATAGTCCAGAATCACCAGCAATTCTTGAGCAGCTGGGTCTCGATCTATCCGAGAGTGATTCAGCCACAAAAGGCAAGTTTACGAATCACGATGTACTTGAAGTTTACCGTTCAGTAGCCCGACCTTTTGCCCAACAAAAACGCCAGGCAATGATAAATGCTATTGAACATGGGTTTTCAAACATCATTGTCGACAGCGGGAAGATTAATGCCAAATTCACTTTCAATACCTCAGTAGAAAGTGATAACACTGAAGAAGAGCCAACATCTTCTAACGGCAACGCGGCCAACCCTAAACCCAAGCCAAAAGCAAAAAAAGCAGTTATCGACAAACGCATTAAGCTGAAGAACTCACTTCGTAAGTCAGTCATCGATAAACAGACTTCTAATGTGCGCAGTCGTTTAATTTCAAACCCTAATTTAAAGGCTTCTATTTTAAAGCCTAGGTTAGCAAGGGATGTGAAGGTTGCCATCAAACCTGCCAATAACCGTGACCCCCAGGCATCGACGACCACTGCCAATATCTACAGTGAAATCGAGCTTAACTTTAAGTCAATCAGGTAATTGTTATGCCAAGTGTTGATATCGAAGATATGGTTCATCTGGTGCATGGCGAATTGACCTCTGCTTTAGCCAGCACCAGCACATTTTATGACGCACCAATGGTGGAGATTTCTTCCATCAAGGTGCGCATGGGGCAGTTTCCCAGCTCAAAGGAGCAAACTAATCTACAGCTGGATACTGAGCGCTATCCGCTGGCACAAGAAGGCTGGCAATTGGAAGTGACTTATGACGCAAATTCTAACAAGAACCGAAAAGCCCTTGTGCAGTTAACTCAAAACGGAATTCCTAGCTTTTACGCCTATGATTATCTATCCAAGCTACCTGTTCGCTACCTTAATGCCGCTGACACAAAGCTCTCTCAGGCTCTTGCCAAAGCCGGAATCAGGTCGCTTGCTGAACTCATTGAACTCGATGCTCGACAACTTTTGCAAGTTAAGGGAGTACCTTTAGCTAAGTTGCGTAGTATTCAGACCGCAGCTCGCTTGGTACTAACCGATCCGAACCTTTTCATCCCTGATGAAATCCTTAAGCAATCGCTAAGCAATTTTCTTGATGTTTTCCCCAAGCTCAATGATACAGACTATAACTATTACAGCTGGAACAATCTTGAAGTCATTTTTGAATGGGCCCAGCAACTTGAACTCTGTCTCGCTTCTAACCTTATAAAAATGATTACCTTTGAAAAACTGCTTGTAGAAATATCGCCCGAAGAATAATTCCTGCTTTGCTTTCTTGCCCCGCTTTTATGTATGCTAATCGCAAGACATAAAATAGCTGGAACTCATAGTGCTTCCTTTACTGAAAATTCTTCTTATCGAAGATGATAGTTCTATTCTCACAGATTTATCGAGCAATCTGACCAAGACCATTGCCAATTTTGAACGCACCGACGTTACTCTTGAGGTCATTAATTGCCCCGACCTGGTGACAGGTATTCAACACATTCGAGATGATGGTGATATTCAGGCAGTCATTGTAAGTTGGCAAATTCGAGAAAATGCTATTGCTAATCGTTATGCACAATTCATCAGCGAGTTAAAATCTATTCGCCTTGAGTTGCCGGTTTATGTGTTAGGTGATGATAGTAAAGGACTGGATATCGTCAATGAATCAGAAGACATCGAATCCTTCTTCTTCAAAGATGATGTGCTGTCCGATCCAGAATCCATTCTCGGCTACATCATTAACGACTTTGACGATCGTTGCGAAACACCTTTCTGGACTGCTTATAAGCGTTACGTAGCAGAGTCCAATGACTCCTGGCACACGCCTGGACATAGCGGCGGCGCCAGTTTCAGGAACTCGCCCTATATCAGCGACTTTTATCAGTTCTATGGCCGCAACGTTTTCGTTGGTGATTTATCAGTTTCAGTCGACTCATTGGGCTCGCTATCCGACAGCACCAACTACATCGGCCGCGCCCAACAAGCAGCAGCAGTGACCTTTGAAGTCAAACGAACTTACTTCGTGACTAATGGCTCTTCCACCTCTAACAAAATCATTCTGCAAACGCTGTTGCGCAAAGGTGACAAAGTGATCATTGACCGTAACTGCCATAAGTCAGTGCATTACGGAATACTGCAATCGGCGAGTTTGCCCATTTACTTATCAAGCATCCTTAACCCTAAATACGGTATTTTTGCGCCACCCTCCCTAGCCGACATGAAACAGGCAATAGAGCAAAACTCTGATGCGAAATTATTAGTGCTAACGGGATGTACTTATGATGGCCTGCTCAGTGATTTAAAACAGGTAGTTGAGCTGGCTCATAGTCATAACATTAAGGTCTTTATTGACGAGGCCTGGTTTGCCTATTCGTTATTCCACCCTGAATTCCGTCACTACTCAGCCATCAATGCTGGTGCTGACTACGTTACTCACTCAGCCCACAAAGTCGTGTCAGCCTTTTCTCAAGCCTCTTACATCCATATTAATGATCATGACTTTGATGAAGATTTCTTCCGTGAAATTTATAGCATCTATGCCAGCACCTCGCCAAAATATCAGTTAATCGCCTCGCTCGATGTGTGCCACAAGCAATTAGAAATGGAAGGCTACAAAATTCTCAATGCCTTACTGAATCATGTTGCTGAATTCAAACAACAGATGGCCAGTCTAAATAGAATTAAGGTACTGGGTAAGGATGATTTTAAATCACTGTTTCCTCATTTTGCATCCGACAACATGGGGCACGATCCACTTAAAATTCTTATCGATATTAGTGAGTTACCTTACTCACATAAAGATATTCACAAGTACCTGCTGGATGAAGTTGGACTCGAGATCGAGAAGTACACTCATAGTACGATACTCGTATTGCTGACCCTTGGCGGTACCCGCTCCAAAATTATTCGACTGTATAACGCATTGAAAAAACTGGATAGTGGACGGGTTAAATTAACCACAGCCACTCGTCGCTCTAAAATTCCCAATAATTTACCGCCTATTGAATTAGCCTGCCTTCCCAACGAAGCCTTCTTTGGTCAAAGGGAATGCTTACCCATTTCTGAAGTCGAAAACCGAATCTGTGCAGGCCTAGTGACACCTTATCCACCGGGCATACCATTACTGGTTCCGGGCCAAATTATCAGACGTGAACAACTGGAATATCTATCAGCACTCACCAACCAAAACTTAACGATTCAGGGCAGTTTTGATGGTGAAATTTATGTGCTTAAAGAAGACTAGAACCACTATTAATTATATAGAATAACCATAATATGAAGAGGCTGAAGAACCTGTCGTAATATTTTTAATATATGTACCTGGAAGATCAAACCTTGTATATTCCCAGAGGATTAACAACAAGATAACTAATAAAGAGCCTTTATCCCAAGCTCTTTATATATGCTTGAAGTAGTAACCTGTCCTATTAATTTATTAACCCTTTCTGCATTCAAGGAGAGTCTTTTGAAACAACTACTTTTTTCCTCCATCAGCATCTTATTCCTTGCTGGATGCGCATCCATTCAGGCGCCCTCGTCATCCGACACTCAACCTGTGACTACAAAACCTAAATACGAAACCTACGTTCAAGTCGGCCAGTTGATGCCATTAAAAACAGTTACTACCATCGATGGTAAAAGTATCGATTTGACCAATCCCGAAAAACGCAAACTTGTCATACTGTTCGCAACCTGGTGCTCCGACTCTCAACGCGCCATGAAGGCACTCCACGAATCCGACATACTGAATCAGGAAGACTTACAAATCGTTGCTATTGCTCGCGAAAATACGGTTGAGGAGATTAAGAAATTCAGGCAGGAAAGAAATATCACCATTGACTTAGTCGCCGATGTCGATCGAAGTATTTATAAACAATTCGCCAGCGCAGGCATTCCGCGCTTTATTCTGGTGGATAAAAACAACCGCATCGTCAACGAAGTGTTAGCAGAGGGTGAAAACCAGATAGAATTGATTCAGTGGTAATAAAGACTTATTCACTTTCTTTTGTGATGACTCACCAGGCCTCGATCCGATTAATTTCTAATTGCTCACTGGTAAATGTACTTTGACCCCATTAATTTTATTTGTTAGGGCTCTCGTTAGGATAGTGACAGACTTTTATCATAAGCACGTATCCTCTATCGGAGGTCCTTCTTCTCCTACACCGCTAATTGGAGAGATATCGAAAATATATCCGCCGAATAAGGAGTTAAATTCTGCTTCAACATCTTGGAGGAACTGTAAAATAATTTCCAGTAACCCTCTAAATGTTGAGCAATGCCATTCAGTCTCTGGGGCGATAGAGGATAAAACATTTTTCTTAAATCCGTCTAAATCTGAAGGTACATCAAGTAGATTCCCAGTAGTTAACATAGGGCTCACTGTCGGAAAATTGAACATCGAAAACATCATTGAGTGAACGGTGTACTGAGAACGTAAAAGGTCGAATTCCTTCTGTTTATCAGGTGGTAACTTACTGTATTCCTTATCCCGATAACTATTAAATTCTTCTGTATATTGCAGGACTCGATCAGCTGCATCGCCAATCCGAGGGCAAAAATACCGCTTCCACCAAGCTTCGAAGTATCTTTGTTGAAACTCTAAATAAGTTAGCCCGACGATATTTGTATTTCGAGTGTACTTCTTTGCTCCAGACTGGAGTCCATGTTTGGAAATAATGAATCCTATGTTGGCTCCAGTCTCGGCCATGACTGTGGTAAAGGAATGTACAACCGACTGAGGTATAGCGTTACCCCAATTCTTACATTCGACGATATATTTTATCTTATCTACGCTTTGCCAATCGATTGCTAAAACATCAACATTGACTGAACCACGGGGTGTCACTATATCTACTTCGACATCCGCTGATAGACCTACATTTCGAAATATCCTACGGACTCCGAATTGAAGGTCTTGCCATTTTTCTGGGTATGGGTCATCAATCATACTAGTGCAATAGAACTTTTGATTTAGGTCAGAGCTTTAACGCCCGCATTTGCGGCTGGTTTCGAGCACAGCAGAAAACCAGCCCTACAACATGCATCTGTTAGAGCTTTCTGCAAGTAAACACACAATATCGTGGGTACTCCCATTTGGTGCCATATTTTAGCTGTATATCATCTTCTGGATAGGTTTCGTCAAAGCCATCAATAGCGAAACCAGATTCAACCAGTCTATTGAAGTATTCTGATAACGGTCTGTGATGATATGGGACTCCACTGATCGTATTTTGTGAATCTTTAGTGATTGTAAATGACACGTTCTTGGTCATTGGGGTCATATAATTATATTCATCTCCGAAAAAACCCTTATATTCATTATAGAAGCAGGGGTGAGGGATTGAAAAAATAAAATGACTTGAGGCTTCCAGGTGTTGACCGACTGACTCAAAAAATGCATTAAGGTCATCAACAACGTGTGCAACAAGATGAGAGAAAGCGACCTCATAAAACTCACTTTTCTCTAATTCGAATGAAGTACAGTTCAACAATCTCACATCGGTTAAAGACAAAACATCTTTTGCGACCCCATACATTCCGGCAGAAGGCTCTATTGCTGTAACAGAAAACCCTAATTCAAATAACTCTTTGGAAATATGGCCAGTGCCAGCGCCTACTTCCAGGACATTGCCAGGTGAAAGGCTCTTAACTCGACTAACTAAAAGCGGCTTAAACACCTCATTGAATGTTAAGTCTGCTCCTGACTCAATTTGCTCTCGACGTATTTGCGCCGAATTACACCACCTATGCGGCATTAGCCAACTCCTTGGACTTTCTAATTATGTCCTTCGCCATTGCAATTATTTGGGGGCCAGAATTGTTGTCAAAAATTGTGATCTCGTGATCAGGATGAACTCCACGAGCAATGGCAAGTCTTTCAGCACCACTGCGATCTCCATTCACTAATGTAAATCTAGCTTCAGGTAATACATTTTCTTTTGTGACAATAAAAGATGCGCCATTCAGCCGATCTCTAAGTGGCTCTGGGACTTCATTTGGTGTGATAATTTCAATGCGAGTGCCTTTTTCAATTTTTGATTGAAAAATTGATATAAGTTTGTCGTCACCTACCAACCATGACACTCGGTTACTCACAACAGTTGCACTAGTGCCCGTAGAAATAAAACTCTCCATAAACCTAAGAGTGTCTTTTGCCTTTTTATCGGTTTGTGTGTCAGGAAGATATTTCAATCCTTTTTTAGCAAGCATAAGGATCACTACAACCACCTCTATAATTACAGAGCCTATTAGCCACTCTAAATGGGGGAGTTCTTTCGCTTCCGAGAAAAACCAAGCATAGCCAATACCTGCAAGCGTTATAGCAGCGGTTAGACCAGTAATCCATAGAAAAAGATAAAGCGTATGTTTTACAAGGTTTTGCATTTCATTCCTTTAATGATACTGATACTCAGGACTACATGAGCTCTAACATTACATTACCGGTAGTTGCCGGTAACTGATTGATTTAATATAAATTATTATTTATGTCTGTTTTCTGGTTAATACCCGACAAAACCGGAGATCACAGCGGTGTTCACTGCAATTGATAGTAGCAAAGCCGATAGGTTGGGGGAAGCGTTGATTATTATGTGTTCGCTGTGTTGTCTTTGCAGCAAATATTGAAAGGATGTTGCTTGCTTACCATTTGCCGAATAGTCTGCTGATAAAAGCGCTTCCACCTTTTCCGCTTAGGCTGGATACCATGGCTATCAGGGCACTGATGGCCATCACTGTATGAGTTAATGCGCTGGAAAAATTAATATCGACTATCAGCCAGTCAATGCCTAACGCAAAACCGTAAATAATCAGATAGAAAGGAGCATAGATAAGACCAAGCAACAATAAGAACACTACTAAACCGAGTATTCGCGTTGTTAGTGTTCTTTTTTCGTTGGGTCTCATTAATATAGAAGGGTCTTTCTTTTGAATTTGGTGCTCAGAGCGGGACTTGAACCCGCACGGCCTACGGCCACTACCCCCTCAAGATAGCGTGTCTACCAATTCCACCACCTGAGCAATATAAAGACGATCAATTATTGATCTTGATCGTCTTCTTTTGTTTCTTCTTCAGTTGCTTCTGGAATAGTTTCAGAAATAGCCTGCTCGTCTGCAGTTGGAATTTCTGTACTGATTTCTTCCTGCGTATCTGTTGGGATCTCTGAAGGAATCTCATCCTGTACTTCTGTTGGGATTTCAGAAGATTGGACGCCTATTTCCTCAACCTGACTCTCTGGGTCATCCAGAAGTCCAGATTCAGTAACCTCCTCCTGACCTATCGCATGAATGGTTAATGCTAAAGCAAAGAAGATGATGGCTAGGATAGTGGTACTCTTTGTTAAGAAGTTACCCGCACCTGGCGCACCAAATAAAGTGTTAGAAGCACCGGCACCGAATGAAGCGCCAATTTCTGCCCCTTTACCTTGTTGGATCAATATGATTCCAACCAGTAACAAGGCAACTACTAACAAACTGATCATTAAAAATAATTCCATCGTATTATCCTGCTATTTTGCAAATCGCGATAAATTCATCTGCTTTTAAAGAAGCCCCGCCAATCAATCCGCCATCGATAT includes these proteins:
- a CDS encoding aminotransferase class I/II-fold pyridoxal phosphate-dependent enzyme, encoding MLPLLKILLIEDDSSILTDLSSNLTKTIANFERTDVTLEVINCPDLVTGIQHIRDDGDIQAVIVSWQIRENAIANRYAQFISELKSIRLELPVYVLGDDSKGLDIVNESEDIESFFFKDDVLSDPESILGYIINDFDDRCETPFWTAYKRYVAESNDSWHTPGHSGGASFRNSPYISDFYQFYGRNVFVGDLSVSVDSLGSLSDSTNYIGRAQQAAAVTFEVKRTYFVTNGSSTSNKIILQTLLRKGDKVIIDRNCHKSVHYGILQSASLPIYLSSILNPKYGIFAPPSLADMKQAIEQNSDAKLLVLTGCTYDGLLSDLKQVVELAHSHNIKVFIDEAWFAYSLFHPEFRHYSAINAGADYVTHSAHKVVSAFSQASYIHINDHDFDEDFFREIYSIYASTSPKYQLIASLDVCHKQLEMEGYKILNALLNHVAEFKQQMASLNRIKVLGKDDFKSLFPHFASDNMGHDPLKILIDISELPYSHKDIHKYLLDEVGLEIEKYTHSTILVLLTLGGTRSKIIRLYNALKKLDSGRVKLTTATRRSKIPNNLPPIELACLPNEAFFGQRECLPISEVENRICAGLVTPYPPGIPLLVPGQIIRREQLEYLSALTNQNLTIQGSFDGEIYVLKED
- a CDS encoding restriction endonuclease; the protein is MIDDPYPEKWQDLQFGVRRIFRNVGLSADVEVDIVTPRGSVNVDVLAIDWQSVDKIKYIVECKNWGNAIPQSVVHSFTTVMAETGANIGFIISKHGLQSGAKKYTRNTNIVGLTYLEFQQRYFEAWWKRYFCPRIGDAADRVLQYTEEFNSYRDKEYSKLPPDKQKEFDLLRSQYTVHSMMFSMFNFPTVSPMLTTGNLLDVPSDLDGFKKNVLSSIAPETEWHCSTFRGLLEIILQFLQDVEAEFNSLFGGYIFDISPISGVGEEGPPIEDTCL
- a CDS encoding class I SAM-dependent methyltransferase; amino-acid sequence: MPHRWCNSAQIRREQIESGADLTFNEVFKPLLVSRVKSLSPGNVLEVGAGTGHISKELFELGFSVTAIEPSAGMYGVAKDVLSLTDVRLLNCTSFELEKSEFYEVAFSHLVAHVVDDLNAFFESVGQHLEASSHFIFSIPHPCFYNEYKGFFGDEYNYMTPMTKNVSFTITKDSQNTISGVPYHHRPLSEYFNRLVESGFAIDGFDETYPEDDIQLKYGTKWEYPRYCVFTCRKL
- a CDS encoding helix-hairpin-helix domain-containing protein; this translates as MPSVDIEDMVHLVHGELTSALASTSTFYDAPMVEISSIKVRMGQFPSSKEQTNLQLDTERYPLAQEGWQLEVTYDANSNKNRKALVQLTQNGIPSFYAYDYLSKLPVRYLNAADTKLSQALAKAGIRSLAELIELDARQLLQVKGVPLAKLRSIQTAARLVLTDPNLFIPDEILKQSLSNFLDVFPKLNDTDYNYYSWNNLEVIFEWAQQLELCLASNLIKMITFEKLLVEISPEE
- the secG gene encoding preprotein translocase subunit SecG, with translation MELFLMISLLVVALLLVGIILIQQGKGAEIGASFGAGASNTLFGAPGAGNFLTKSTTILAIIFFALALTIHAIGQEEVTESGLLDDPESQVEEIGVQSSEIPTEVQDEIPSEIPTDTQEEISTEIPTADEQAISETIPEATEEETKEDDQDQ
- a CDS encoding TlpA family protein disulfide reductase; translation: MKQLLFSSISILFLAGCASIQAPSSSDTQPVTTKPKYETYVQVGQLMPLKTVTTIDGKSIDLTNPEKRKLVILFATWCSDSQRAMKALHESDILNQEDLQIVAIARENTVEEIKKFRQERNITIDLVADVDRSIYKQFASAGIPRFILVDKNNRIVNEVLAEGENQIELIQW